ACGGCGGCGGCCCGGACACGAGCGCCGGCATGCGCCCGCGCCCATCGAAGCGGCCGGGGCAAGCCTGTCGCGCCGATTCGCGCGACAGGCGCGCGGCATGCGCCCGCCGCGTTCGTGCGCCGCACCCGGAAGCCGCCCGCGCCGCGGAGCACGTTCGCGCGCGTCGCAGGGGCGCAGCCCGTGGCGGCGGCGCGAAACATTCGTGCGCCGCTGCGGCATCGCCCAAACCCGGCGAACGCCTCACACCGCCGAAAACCGCCGGCCGCCGCGCAACCTGCCCAGGGCTATTCCTGCGCCAGACGCTCCGCTTCAGCCTGCGAGGCGGGCAACAGCGCGTCGCTGTCGTCCTTGAGCCCGACGCCCGTCATCCCGAGCCGCCGCGCGTGCGTCAGCAGGTAGTGCAGCTTGTGCGCGGCCGCGTCGTGAGGCAGCCCTTCGGGGCGCACATTCGAGATGCAGTTGCGCTGCGCGTCGTGACAGCCGACCTTCGGCGCATATGTCAGATACACGCCGAGGCTGTCCGGCGAGCTCAGGCCGGGCCGCTCGCCGATCAGCATCGCAACGAGGCGCGCACCGAGCAACTCGCCGATCTCGTCGCCGAGCGCGACGCGCGCCTGCCGCGCGACGACGACAGGCCCCACTCGCCAGCCGTCGAGCTTCGCCCGCATCGCGTTCAGCAGCGGCAACGCCTGCTTCGCGGCCGCGAACGCCGACAGCCCGTCGCCGACGACGAACACCACATCCGGCGCTTCGTCGAGCCCCGCGCCATACGCCGCGAGCAGCGCGCGGCTGTCGTCGGAGAGCCTGCGGCCGAGATCCGGCCGGCGCAGGTAATGCTGCCGGTCCGGCGCGGCGCTCTGCACGCCGAGCGTCGGCAGCCCGGCCGCTTCGATGTCGCGGCGCAGCGCGTCGGCGTCGAGCGGCTGAT
Above is a window of Burkholderia thailandensis E264 DNA encoding:
- a CDS encoding MGMT family protein, with translation MSFASACFATHECRSRSGVSRRSGAPARRALAAANGANHISIVVPRHRIVGKDGALTGQGGGIEHKRRRPGHERRHAPAPIEAAGASLSRRFARQARGMRPPRSCAAPGSRPRRGARSRASQGRSPWRRRETFVRRCGIAQTRRTPHTAENRRPPRNLPRAIPAPDAPLQPARRATARRCRP
- the eutC gene encoding ethanolamine ammonia-lyase subunit EutC, encoding MSDAVEKNPWGQLKSFTNARIALGRAGNSLPTAPLLAFNLSHAQARDAVHQPLDADALRRDIEAAGLPTLGVQSAAPDRQHYLRRPDLGRRLSDDSRALLAAYGAGLDEAPDVVFVVGDGLSAFAAAKQALPLLNAMRAKLDGWRVGPVVVARQARVALGDEIGELLGARLVAMLIGERPGLSSPDSLGVYLTYAPKVGCHDAQRNCISNVRPEGLPHDAAAHKLHYLLTHARRLGMTGVGLKDDSDALLPASQAEAERLAQE